A stretch of the Chanos chanos chromosome 1, fChaCha1.1, whole genome shotgun sequence genome encodes the following:
- the prox2 gene encoding prospero homeobox protein 2 gives MNLSLPDQNMHNPNEGSLEDNKADLLLPCFHRGMYEEPLSTYPNGSIISHLLRKTIHSKRNTLNSSLLYFPATAMTGSNMVDTGVNMADSTQEDQSSISSKDSLGESISPGGLPSNGLTSEVEKPLNDHLQAKRARVENIIRGMAGSPNARLHGEGEKSEGEASTGGREVCKENKRKQRLPQHQDHSEPMGSASSRSSSGSTKEEECHKLKEQLQSMQRLLRQLQERFLQVYNQTGSGSGEKERENTKLDDRESCETLGFHLDSHFNKKLGNVQANYKDKAVSDYVTHQNDSHSLRETLKCELSRAINESVDTVFRKLSMSFPCQSPEPRQCQSPEHSGVAKRNQLSAAPDLSDSEDAVKTQSQELYETGTNRSPEHQTEALSLVIRKPPLAQLSSVSQTVKRPYPIHQSPFQFTYGTPLHDTQILEHLLKYGPHANFAGLHCPPPSLDRSSPDSMDLSWDSITMRSKVTSGHLSQHTRTAGLGQVSVDTLCLPQVKMECGDLQSMAERSTFMSLNIQEGLTPNHLKKAKLMFFYTRYPSSNVLKTFFPDVKFNRCITSQLIKWFSNFREFYYIQMEKFARQAIVDGVNDVKDLSVTRDSELFRALNMHYNKANDFQVPDRFLEVSEITLHEFFNAISLAKDSDPSWKKAIYKVICKLDGDVPEEFKSPSYL, from the exons ATGAATCTCAGTCTGCCTGACCAAAACATGCACAATCCAAATGAGGGCAGCCTGGAAGATAACAAAGCAGACTTACTGCTCCCCTGCTTCCATAGAGGCATGTATGAGGAGCCCCTCTCCACCTATCCTAATGGCTCCATCATCTCTCACCTCTTACGCAAAACCATACACAGCAAACGCAACACACTGAACAGTAGCCTGCTTTACTTCCCTGCAACTGCCATGACTGGATCCAACATGGTTGACACTGGAGTTAACATGGCTGACTCTACTCAAGAGGACCAGAGCAGCATCTCCTCCAAGGACAGTTTGGGGGAATCAATTTCACCTGGGGGTCTTCCTTCGAATGGGTTGACCTCTGAGGTAGAAAAGCCTTTAAATGACCACCTCCAGGCTAAACGAGCCCGTGTGGAGAACATTATCCGGGGCATGGCAGGCTCACCCAATGCTAGACTtcatggagaaggagagaagagtgaaGGTGAAGCTTCCACTGGTGGAAGAGAAGTCTGCAAGGAGAATAAACGCAAGCAGAGGCTCCCCCAACACCAAGATCACAGTGAGCCTATGGGGTCGGCATCCAGCCGAAGCAGCAGTGGCAGTACCAAAGAGGAGGAGTGCCACAAACTGAAGGAGCAACTCCAGAGCATGCAGCGGCTTCTACGACAGCTCCAGGAGAGATTCCTCCAGGTGTACAACCAGACTGGATCAGgcagtggagaaaaagaaagagagaataccAAACTTGATGACAGAGAGTCATGTGAAACACTTGGTTTCCACCTCGACAGTCACTTCAACAAAAAACTTGGTAATGTCCAAGCTAACTATAAAGACAAAGCAGTCAGTGACTATGTAACACACCAAAATGATTCCCACAGTCTCCGGGAGACACTGAAATGTGAGCTATCCAGAGCCATAAACGAAAGCGTCGACACAGTCTTCAGGAAACTTTCCATGTCATTCCCTTGTCAGTCTCCAGAACCACGCCAATGTCAAAGTCCTGAACACAGTGGAGTGGCGAAACGGAACCAGTTATCTGCCGCTCCTGACCTGTCAGACTCTGAAGACGCTGTCAAAACCCAATCTCAAGAATTGTATGAGACCGGTACCAACCGTAGCCCAGAACATCAGACTGAAGCTTTATCGTTGGTTATCCGGAAACCTCCTCTTGCTCAGCTCAGCTCTGTCAGCCAGACTGTGAAGAGGCCATACCCCATCCATCAGTCCCCTTTCCAGTTCACCTATGGCACACCTCTTCATGACACTCAGATCCTTGAACATCTCCTCAAATATGGACCACATGCTAACTTCGCAGGCCTCCACTGTCCCCCTCCTTCCTTGGACAGGTCATCCCCTGATTCAATGGACCTTTCCTGGGATAGCATCACCATGAGGTCCAAAGTGACCTCTGGACATCTGAGCCAACACACCCGTACTGCAGGACTGGGGCAGGTTTCTGTGGACACACTTTGTCTCCCTCAGGTTAAGATGGAGTGTGGGGACCTACAGAGCATGGCGGAGAGAAGCACCTTCATGTCACTCAAT ATACAGGAGGGCCTTACTCCCAACCATCTCAAGAAGGCCAAACTGATGTTCTTCTACACCCGCTACCCTAGTTCCAATGTGTTGAAGACGTTTTTCCCTGATGTCAAG TTCAATCGCTGCATCACCTCCCAACTGATTAAGTGGTTCAGTAATTTCCGAGAGTTTTACTACATCCAGATGGAGAAGTTTGCCCGCCAGGCCATTGTGGATGGAGTAAACGACGTCAAAGATCTGTCTGTCACCCGGGATTCAGAGCTTTTTCGTGCCCTGAACATGCACTACAACAAAGCCAATGACTTTCAG GTGCCTGACAGATTCCTAGAGGTCTCTGAGATCACTCTTCATGAGTTTTTCAACGCCATTTCGTTAGCCAAAGATTCAGATCCTTCATGGAAAAAAGCCATCTATAAAGTCATCTGTAAACTGGACGGTGATGTCCCAGAAGAGTTCAAATCTCCCTCATACCTGTAG